In a single window of the Rhodoferax saidenbachensis genome:
- a CDS encoding metallophosphoesterase family protein yields MRLALLSDIHGNLQALEACLAHARAQHAQRFAVLGDLVGYGAAPSAVVDRIRLLTEEGALVLQGNHDAMAVDPPAEVKTVGDSTALWTHEQLSDDQLAWLQALPLTLQLDTVLLVHASANDPELWRYVYDQRAATASLDAATDGWPGVRYVFGGHVHEQNLYYRGADTGLMKFTPLPGVPIPVPRHRQWLGTIGSVGQPRDGKPLSMYALLDTERSQLTFHRVPYDHQAAATAIRAAGLPEFFAERLERGR; encoded by the coding sequence ATGCGACTGGCCCTGCTGTCCGATATCCACGGCAATCTTCAGGCGCTCGAAGCCTGCCTGGCCCATGCGCGCGCGCAGCATGCGCAGCGTTTTGCCGTGCTTGGCGATCTGGTGGGTTATGGCGCCGCCCCTTCCGCCGTGGTGGACCGCATCCGGCTGCTCACCGAAGAAGGCGCCCTGGTGCTGCAGGGCAACCACGATGCCATGGCCGTGGACCCGCCCGCCGAGGTCAAGACCGTGGGCGACAGCACCGCCCTGTGGACCCATGAGCAGCTCAGCGACGACCAACTGGCCTGGCTACAGGCCCTGCCGCTCACGCTGCAGTTGGATACGGTGCTGCTGGTGCACGCCAGTGCCAACGACCCCGAACTCTGGCGCTACGTCTACGACCAGCGCGCCGCCACCGCCAGCCTGGATGCAGCCACCGACGGCTGGCCCGGTGTGCGCTATGTGTTTGGCGGGCACGTGCATGAGCAAAACCTGTACTACCGCGGCGCCGACACCGGGCTCATGAAATTCACACCCCTGCCCGGTGTGCCCATACCGGTGCCCAGACACCGGCAGTGGCTGGGCACCATAGGCTCGGTCGGTCAGCCGCGCGACGGCAAACCGCTGTCCATGTACGCGCTGCTGGACACCGAGCGCAGCCAGCTCACCTTCCACCGCGTGCCCTACGACCACCAGGCCGCCGCCACCGCCATCCGCGCGGCCGGCCTGCCCGAGTTTTTTGCCGAACGGCTGGAGCGCGGACGATGA
- a CDS encoding organic hydroperoxide resistance protein: protein MAQLEKVLYTARAHTTGGRDGASKTDDGRLDVTLSSPGTSGTGTNPEQLFAAGYSACFIGAMKAVAGKMKVTLPADLSIDAEVDLGPIPNAYGIAARLNISLPGMDRAAAQSLVDAAHQVCPYSNATRGNIDVTITLV, encoded by the coding sequence ATGGCCCAGCTCGAAAAAGTTCTCTACACCGCCCGCGCCCACACCACCGGCGGCCGTGACGGCGCCTCCAAGACTGATGACGGCCGTCTGGACGTCACCCTGTCTTCCCCCGGCACCTCCGGCACCGGCACCAACCCCGAACAACTGTTCGCCGCGGGTTACTCTGCCTGCTTCATCGGTGCGATGAAGGCCGTTGCCGGCAAGATGAAAGTCACGCTGCCCGCAGACCTGTCCATCGACGCCGAAGTCGACCTGGGCCCGATCCCGAACGCCTACGGCATCGCCGCACGCCTCAATATCAGCCTGCCCGGCATGGACCGCGCAGCCGCCCAGAGCCTGGTCGACGCAGCACACCAAGTGTGCCCCTACTCCAACGCCACCCGCGGCAACATTGACGTGACCATCACCCTGGTCTAA
- a CDS encoding serine/threonine protein kinase, whose translation MPHAFETLTPDLVLDALEGVGLRGDGRLTALSSYENRVYQVQLEDGTAVVAKFYRPERWSDAQIQEEHDFAAELMAEDIPVIGPLVLQGQLAAGPPQGELAPSGGSDPRSGGAWGPRTLHHFGGFAFSVSPRRGGRPPELDDGEVLEWIGRFLARIHAVGAKRPFVHRPALDVQTFAIEPMQWLLTHNMVPLDVQSAWTKACQDAIDLIAGRADMAGATGQNKSNASGIRQLRLHGDCHPGNILWTPTDAAAAAGPGPHFVDLDDARTGPAVQDLWMLLSGDRQQRTRQLGMLVDGYEQFREFDRTELALIEPLRTLRLIHYSAWLARRWSDPTFPANFPWFGSSDYWQGQVLMLEEQMEAMQEDPLVV comes from the coding sequence ATGCCCCACGCTTTTGAAACACTGACCCCCGACCTGGTACTGGACGCGCTGGAGGGCGTGGGCCTGCGCGGTGATGGACGGCTGACCGCACTGTCCTCCTACGAGAACCGGGTCTACCAGGTGCAGCTCGAAGACGGCACGGCGGTGGTCGCCAAGTTCTACCGGCCCGAGCGCTGGAGCGACGCGCAGATCCAGGAAGAACACGACTTTGCGGCCGAGCTGATGGCCGAGGACATTCCGGTCATCGGGCCGCTGGTGCTACAAGGGCAACTCGCCGCCGGGCCGCCCCAAGGCGAGTTGGCCCCCTCGGGGGGCAGCGACCCGCGCAGCGGCGGAGCGTGGGGGCCACGCACTCTGCACCACTTTGGCGGCTTTGCTTTCAGCGTGAGCCCACGCCGTGGCGGGCGCCCGCCCGAGCTGGACGACGGCGAGGTGCTGGAGTGGATTGGCCGCTTTCTCGCTCGCATCCACGCCGTGGGTGCCAAGCGCCCGTTTGTGCACCGCCCCGCGCTGGACGTGCAGACCTTTGCCATCGAACCCATGCAGTGGCTGCTGACCCACAACATGGTGCCGCTGGATGTGCAAAGTGCCTGGACCAAAGCCTGCCAGGACGCTATTGATTTAATAGCTGGTCGCGCAGACATGGCGGGGGCTACAGGCCAAAACAAGTCCAATGCCAGCGGTATACGCCAGTTGCGCCTGCATGGCGACTGCCACCCCGGCAACATCCTCTGGACGCCCACCGACGCCGCGGCCGCCGCAGGCCCGGGACCGCACTTTGTCGACCTGGACGACGCACGCACCGGCCCCGCCGTGCAGGACCTGTGGATGCTGCTCAGCGGTGACCGCCAGCAGCGCACCCGCCAATTGGGCATGCTGGTGGACGGCTACGAACAGTTCCGCGAATTTGACCGCACCGAACTGGCGTTGATTGAACCGCTGCGCACGCTGCGCCTGATCCACTACAGCGCCTGGCTCGCACGGCGCTGGAGCGACCCGACCTTTCCGGCCAACTTCCCGTGGTTTGGCTCCAGCGACTACTGGCAGGGCCAGGTGCTGATGCTGGAAGAGCAGATGGAAGCGATGCAAGAAGACCCGCTGGTGGTCTGA
- a CDS encoding 4-oxalocrotonate tautomerase yields MPTYHVEMFEGRTPEQKKKLVEEVTRVTVEVLGCSPEAVDIVIAEVKKENWATGGKLWNEPRP; encoded by the coding sequence ATGCCCACTTACCACGTTGAAATGTTTGAAGGCCGCACGCCGGAGCAGAAAAAGAAGCTGGTGGAGGAAGTCACCCGGGTCACGGTGGAAGTGCTGGGCTGCTCACCCGAGGCCGTGGACATTGTGATTGCCGAGGTGAAAAAGGAAAACTGGGCCACCGGCGGCAAGTTGTGGAACGAGCCGCGGCCATAA
- a CDS encoding serine/threonine protein kinase, producing the protein MKLLEPGAVLDGFTIEECIHSGGMAHIYRVRYAQDRPGPGFAMAMKIPRMTAGDGAENIVSFEIECQIMQVLTGSHVPRFVAAGDLVHVPYLVMEYVTGHTLQHWLDAEERPNVDEVARLGTAMAHAAHALHQQNTVHLDLKPANVLFRPDGSAVLLDFGLSCHAHYPDLLAEQLRKAVGSPAWIAPEQVVGVRGDPRSDIFAIGVMLYELCTGELPFGTPQTTGGLRQRLWMDPPPPRKLRPEVPEWLQEVVLRCLEPEARKRYPSAAHLAFDLSNPEQVQITARGRNIQGTGFGTHFKRWIKAAGMHYQPSPLPAQQIDEVPIVMVAVPHKDVTDSTLYSLRQAVARALGNRPGARLACVTVISSSLGSSTDAESSETTVHRRYLTALRQWVQPLEQPGHQISCHVLESGDVAQALLDYATGNQVSVIVMGAATHGLKTQRFIATVPIKVAMDAPCTVILVKQVLPFELLGEKPQRSNDGYSDSDSDTPASNGLYGDDLGPLG; encoded by the coding sequence ATGAAACTGCTGGAGCCTGGCGCCGTCCTTGATGGCTTCACCATCGAAGAGTGCATCCACTCAGGGGGCATGGCGCACATCTACCGCGTGCGTTACGCCCAGGATCGCCCCGGCCCGGGTTTTGCCATGGCCATGAAGATTCCACGTATGACAGCGGGCGATGGTGCCGAGAACATCGTGAGCTTCGAGATCGAGTGCCAGATCATGCAGGTGCTCACCGGTAGCCATGTGCCGCGTTTTGTCGCCGCCGGGGACCTAGTGCATGTGCCCTACCTGGTCATGGAGTACGTCACCGGCCACACGCTGCAGCACTGGCTGGACGCGGAAGAACGCCCCAACGTGGACGAGGTGGCCCGCCTGGGCACAGCCATGGCCCATGCCGCCCACGCGCTGCACCAGCAAAACACCGTCCACTTGGACCTCAAACCCGCCAACGTGTTGTTCCGCCCCGATGGCAGCGCGGTGCTGCTGGACTTTGGCCTGTCCTGCCACGCGCATTACCCCGACCTGCTGGCCGAGCAATTGCGCAAGGCCGTGGGCTCGCCCGCCTGGATCGCACCCGAGCAGGTGGTGGGTGTGCGCGGCGACCCGCGCAGCGACATCTTTGCCATCGGTGTGATGCTCTACGAGTTGTGCACGGGCGAGCTTCCGTTTGGCACACCGCAAACCACCGGCGGCCTGCGCCAGCGCCTGTGGATGGACCCGCCGCCGCCACGCAAGCTGCGCCCTGAGGTGCCGGAGTGGCTGCAGGAAGTGGTGTTGCGCTGCCTGGAACCGGAAGCGCGCAAACGTTATCCGTCTGCCGCACATCTGGCGTTTGACCTGAGCAACCCGGAGCAGGTGCAGATCACCGCGCGCGGGCGCAACATCCAGGGTACCGGCTTTGGCACGCACTTCAAGCGCTGGATCAAGGCCGCGGGCATGCATTACCAGCCCAGCCCGCTGCCGGCCCAGCAAATCGACGAAGTGCCCATCGTCATGGTGGCCGTGCCGCACAAGGACGTGACCGATTCCACGCTGTACTCGCTGCGCCAGGCCGTGGCGCGTGCGCTCGGCAACCGCCCCGGTGCGCGGCTGGCCTGCGTGACGGTGATTTCCTCCAGCCTGGGCAGCAGCACCGATGCAGAGAGCAGCGAAACTACTGTCCACCGGCGCTACCTCACGGCCCTGCGCCAGTGGGTGCAGCCGCTGGAACAGCCGGGCCACCAGATCTCCTGCCACGTGCTGGAGTCGGGCGACGTGGCCCAGGCCCTGCTGGACTACGCCACCGGCAACCAGGTCAGCGTGATCGTGATGGGCGCCGCCACGCATGGCCTCAAAACCCAGCGTTTTATCGCCACGGTGCCGATCAAGGTGGCGATGGACGCCCCCTGCACGGTGATCCTGGTCAAGCAGGTGCTGCCGTTTGAGCTGCTCGGCGAGAAGCCCCAACGGAGCAATGACGGATATTCAGACTCGGATTCGGACACGCCAGCAAGCAATGGGCTCTACGGCGACGACTTGGGTCCGCTAGGCTAG
- a CDS encoding DUF2855 family protein translates to MHTSDFQVRKDQLATTRFQTHTAAPLGEGQIRVAIDRFALTSNNITYAAFGDAMNYWRFFPVTGEDGAEDPAWGRIPVWGFGTVRESTHAGVAVGERLYGYFPMSTAVVLTPGKVTPLSFMDNAPHRAELHAVYNQYTRTGTDPFYSADTEDLQALLRPLYITSWLIDDFLADNAWFGAASRPGQRAVLLLSSASSKTAYGTAFRMAQREGVEVVGLTSPGNVAFCEGLGCYDRVLTYAQLEQVAADAPCIYVDFAGNAAFRKAVHTHCQNLAFSSSIGGTHVAALGGGRDLPGPKPTLFFAPAQIKKRSAEWTPQGLNERLVQSWHGFVRTVADPHRPWLTVQHHQGADAVQAAYARVLEGTGDAQLGHILSL, encoded by the coding sequence ATGCACACCTCCGACTTTCAGGTCCGCAAAGACCAGCTCGCCACCACCCGATTCCAGACCCACACAGCCGCACCTTTGGGCGAAGGCCAGATCCGCGTAGCCATTGACCGCTTCGCGCTGACGTCCAACAACATCACCTACGCCGCGTTTGGTGATGCGATGAACTACTGGCGCTTCTTCCCCGTCACGGGCGAAGACGGCGCAGAAGACCCGGCCTGGGGCCGCATACCGGTCTGGGGCTTCGGCACCGTGCGTGAATCCACCCATGCCGGCGTGGCAGTGGGTGAGCGCCTTTACGGTTACTTCCCCATGTCCACCGCAGTGGTGCTGACACCCGGCAAGGTGACGCCGCTGTCGTTCATGGACAACGCGCCGCATCGCGCTGAACTGCACGCGGTCTACAACCAGTACACCCGTACCGGCACCGACCCCTTCTACAGCGCCGACACCGAAGACCTGCAGGCGCTGTTGCGCCCGCTGTACATCACCTCGTGGCTGATTGACGATTTCCTGGCCGACAACGCCTGGTTTGGTGCGGCATCGCGGCCCGGCCAGCGCGCCGTGTTGCTGCTCTCCAGCGCATCCAGCAAAACCGCCTACGGCACGGCCTTCCGGATGGCCCAACGCGAGGGCGTGGAAGTGGTTGGCCTCACCTCGCCAGGCAATGTGGCCTTTTGCGAAGGCCTGGGGTGTTACGACCGCGTGCTGACCTACGCGCAACTGGAACAGGTGGCGGCAGACGCACCCTGCATTTATGTGGACTTTGCCGGCAACGCCGCGTTTCGCAAGGCCGTGCACACCCATTGCCAAAATCTGGCTTTCAGCAGCTCGATTGGCGGCACCCACGTGGCGGCACTGGGTGGCGGGCGCGACCTGCCCGGCCCCAAACCCACGCTGTTTTTCGCGCCGGCGCAGATCAAGAAACGCAGCGCCGAGTGGACCCCACAGGGGCTGAACGAACGTCTGGTGCAGTCCTGGCACGGCTTTGTGCGCACCGTGGCAGACCCCCACCGCCCCTGGCTCACCGTACAGCACCACCAGGGTGCCGACGCCGTGCAGGCCGCCTACGCCCGCGTGCTGGAAGGCACGGGCGACGCGCAGCTGGGCCACATCCTGTCGCTATAG
- a CDS encoding GMC family oxidoreductase, translating to MFDYIIVGGGSAGCVLAARLSEDPDTTVALLEAGPADKSVFIHCPAGLAVIAKNGDANWKFETAVQPGLNGRRGYQPRGKVLGGSSSINAMIYIRGQREDYDHWAAEGNPGWSYDEVLPYFKKAEDNARGADVFHGRGGPLHVQDLTSPNDLGPVFIEAGRQAGFKHNPDFNGADQEGVGVYQVTHKNGERFSAAKGYLTSNLDRPNLRVFTGAHTTRILLERKRAVGVEFVQDGQTMQLRANKEVLLCAGALQSPQILMLSGIGPHKHLLEKGIAPLHDLPGVGQNLHDHIDIVQVVNAPHLKQTFGISLTGIANVIKGIFEWRGKRTGLLTTNFAEAGGFIKSQPQERTPDLQLHFAIAKLVDHGRTTVLGHGYSCHVCLLRPVSRGSVQLASKDPFAAPLIDPNFLGARDDVERLVRGFKIMRHLLQQPALASQGGKEIAASAQAVGDFQIEQFIRDHADTVYHPVGTCRMGKGDLDVVDHELRVHGIQGLRVVDASIMPRVVSGNTNAPTIMIAEKAADMIRAAPTA from the coding sequence ATGTTTGACTACATCATTGTTGGCGGCGGCTCGGCAGGTTGCGTTCTGGCGGCGCGCCTGAGCGAAGACCCGGACACCACGGTGGCGCTGCTCGAAGCCGGCCCTGCGGACAAAAGTGTTTTTATCCACTGCCCCGCTGGCCTGGCGGTGATTGCCAAAAACGGCGATGCCAACTGGAAATTTGAGACCGCGGTGCAGCCCGGCCTGAACGGGCGGCGCGGCTACCAGCCACGCGGCAAGGTGCTGGGCGGTTCCAGCTCCATCAACGCGATGATCTACATCCGCGGCCAGCGCGAGGACTACGACCATTGGGCGGCCGAGGGCAACCCCGGCTGGTCGTATGACGAGGTGCTGCCGTATTTCAAAAAGGCCGAAGACAATGCGCGCGGCGCGGATGTGTTCCATGGCCGCGGCGGCCCGCTGCATGTGCAGGACCTCACCAGCCCGAACGACTTGGGGCCGGTGTTTATAGAGGCCGGCCGGCAAGCAGGTTTCAAGCACAACCCCGACTTCAATGGCGCTGACCAGGAAGGTGTGGGCGTTTACCAGGTCACGCACAAGAACGGCGAACGCTTCAGCGCGGCCAAGGGCTACCTCACGTCGAACCTGGACCGACCCAACCTGCGCGTGTTCACCGGCGCGCACACCACACGCATCCTACTGGAGCGCAAACGTGCCGTGGGTGTGGAGTTTGTGCAGGACGGCCAGACGATGCAGTTGCGCGCCAACAAGGAAGTGTTGCTATGTGCGGGAGCATTGCAGTCGCCGCAAATTCTCATGCTCTCGGGCATCGGCCCCCACAAACACCTGCTGGAAAAAGGCATTGCACCGCTGCACGACTTGCCCGGTGTCGGCCAGAATCTGCATGACCATATTGACATCGTGCAGGTGGTGAACGCGCCGCATCTGAAACAGACGTTTGGGATTTCGCTGACGGGCATCGCCAATGTGATCAAGGGCATTTTTGAATGGCGTGGCAAACGCACGGGTTTGCTGACCACCAACTTTGCCGAGGCGGGTGGCTTCATCAAAAGCCAGCCGCAGGAGCGCACGCCGGATCTGCAGTTGCACTTTGCCATTGCCAAGCTGGTGGACCACGGCCGCACCACAGTGCTGGGCCATGGCTACTCCTGCCATGTGTGCCTGCTGCGACCGGTGAGCCGGGGCAGCGTGCAACTGGCCAGCAAAGACCCGTTCGCCGCGCCGCTGATTGATCCCAACTTCCTGGGCGCCCGCGACGATGTGGAGCGGCTGGTGCGTGGCTTCAAGATCATGCGCCATCTGCTGCAACAACCGGCGCTGGCCAGCCAGGGTGGCAAGGAGATCGCGGCTTCCGCCCAGGCGGTCGGTGACTTTCAGATCGAGCAGTTCATCCGCGACCATGCCGACACGGTGTACCACCCGGTGGGTACCTGCCGCATGGGCAAAGGGGATCTGGATGTGGTGGACCACGAACTGCGCGTGCATGGCATCCAGGGCCTGCGGGTGGTGGATGCCTCCATCATGCCGCGGGTGGTCAGTGGCAACACCAATGCCCCGACCATCATGATTGCCGAGAAGGCTGCCGACATGATCCGGGCCGCGCCAACGGCCTGA
- a CDS encoding ArnT family glycosyltransferase: MRLPPALFSAPWNLRWLLALVCLLHVALGASSGLSVDEAHYALYATHLALSYFDHPPLVGWLQWPLVALDAPTAVLRLIPELLWLGTALLVHRIAVRLHGESAGFWAVLALALAPLLHVLGVGLLPDSLLMFFTAALMLQTLALMDANTVQRPGPWLLLGLLLGLAGLSKYTAIFAALAVAACLLGAHGVRLLRNPWPWVAVGVALLLVLPVLVWNAQNQWISFTYQAQHGAGSTWQFVHVLRFLLLQVLVFGPLLLWGASGVRRTARALRTLGLWFAIPFVVLATLAGGGSSLPHWTAPAWVALAPFAGVALAQVVQRRGRIWVGLLVAVQALLCAGFMGLMASGGVPLLPAAQMQAGDAPNPFADLHGWQQAGQRARVLAQEHQLTSVAVQNWTLASRLGWYARPLPVHVLEDRYDQFDWWAGDLPQGGNTLLVDWSQMSYDVPLAPHGFASCTLLDTQDVVRLGRPLSRFWFYACQGWSGDPQPRLKTAP, encoded by the coding sequence GTGCGCCTGCCTCCCGCCCTTTTTTCTGCCCCCTGGAACCTGCGTTGGTTGCTGGCGCTGGTGTGTCTGCTGCATGTCGCGCTGGGTGCCAGTAGCGGGCTGTCGGTGGACGAGGCGCACTACGCGCTGTATGCCACGCACCTCGCGCTGAGTTATTTCGACCATCCGCCGCTGGTGGGCTGGCTGCAGTGGCCGCTGGTGGCACTGGACGCACCTACTGCGGTGTTGCGCCTGATTCCCGAGCTGTTGTGGCTGGGCACCGCCTTGCTGGTGCACCGCATTGCCGTGCGCTTGCATGGGGAGTCTGCCGGGTTCTGGGCCGTGCTGGCGCTGGCGCTGGCCCCCTTGCTGCATGTGCTGGGCGTTGGGCTGTTGCCCGACAGTTTGCTGATGTTCTTCACCGCGGCGCTGATGTTGCAAACCCTGGCGTTGATGGATGCCAACACCGTGCAGCGCCCCGGGCCCTGGCTCCTGCTGGGCCTGCTGCTGGGGCTGGCGGGCTTGTCCAAGTACACCGCCATTTTTGCGGCACTCGCGGTGGCCGCCTGCCTGCTCGGCGCCCACGGCGTGCGCCTGCTGCGCAACCCGTGGCCCTGGGTTGCCGTGGGTGTGGCGCTGCTGCTGGTGCTGCCGGTACTGGTGTGGAACGCGCAGAACCAGTGGATCTCTTTCACCTACCAGGCGCAGCATGGCGCTGGCAGCACCTGGCAGTTCGTTCATGTGCTGCGCTTTTTGCTGTTGCAAGTGTTGGTGTTCGGGCCATTGCTGCTATGGGGCGCATCCGGTGTGCGGCGTACGGCTCGGGCGTTGCGCACACTGGGATTGTGGTTTGCCATTCCGTTTGTTGTGCTGGCGACCCTGGCGGGCGGTGGCTCCAGTCTGCCGCACTGGACGGCGCCGGCTTGGGTGGCCCTGGCCCCGTTTGCCGGCGTGGCGCTGGCCCAGGTCGTGCAACGGCGCGGGCGCATCTGGGTGGGTCTGCTGGTGGCCGTGCAGGCGCTGCTGTGCGCAGGCTTCATGGGCCTGATGGCCAGTGGCGGTGTACCACTGCTGCCTGCTGCGCAGATGCAGGCTGGTGACGCCCCCAATCCGTTTGCCGACCTGCATGGCTGGCAGCAGGCCGGGCAGCGTGCCCGTGTGCTGGCGCAAGAACACCAGTTGACCAGTGTGGCGGTACAAAACTGGACGCTGGCCAGCCGCCTGGGCTGGTATGCGCGGCCACTGCCGGTGCATGTGCTGGAAGACCGTTACGACCAGTTCGACTGGTGGGCCGGCGACCTGCCGCAGGGCGGTAACACCCTGTTGGTGGACTGGTCGCAGATGAGCTACGACGTACCGCTGGCGCCCCACGGTTTTGCCAGCTGCACCTTGTTGGACACTCAGGACGTCGTGCGTCTGGGACGGCCGCTGTCCCGTTTCTGGTTTTATGCGTGTCAGGGCTGGTCGGGTGATCCGCAACCGCGCCTGAAAACCGCCCCCTGA
- a CDS encoding phosphatase PAP2 family protein yields the protein MSTSQPVSAVPATPTVPRWVWWLPLVIFGVSAPLWLHWTEPGLFLAINRWCAPVAAPVWTGLSLLGNAWGILGVTAPLLVLAPRLLWAWLCAAPFAIVFARTGKFFIESPRPAAEVDNAQMRIVGELLHNVSMPSGHTLTAFAVASGIYFALPVARRWRHAWLLLLAAGAGLSRIAVGAHWPGDVMVGAALGLLSGLLGQLLLQRVPAAWYQAQSWALRTVALLVVAAGYTLVTDALDFAENQPVQYLLAVVVLVALLGFVQRSFMSKKGL from the coding sequence ATGTCTACATCGCAACCCGTGTCCGCTGTCCCTGCAACGCCCACCGTGCCCCGTTGGGTCTGGTGGCTGCCGCTGGTGATTTTTGGGGTGTCGGCGCCGCTGTGGCTGCACTGGACCGAGCCCGGGCTGTTCCTGGCGATCAACCGCTGGTGTGCCCCGGTTGCTGCGCCGGTGTGGACCGGTTTGTCATTGCTGGGCAATGCCTGGGGCATTCTGGGCGTGACGGCACCGCTGCTGGTGCTGGCGCCGCGCCTGTTGTGGGCCTGGTTGTGTGCTGCGCCGTTTGCTATCGTGTTTGCGCGCACCGGCAAGTTCTTCATTGAGAGCCCGCGCCCTGCGGCCGAGGTGGACAACGCGCAGATGCGCATCGTTGGCGAGCTGCTGCACAACGTGTCCATGCCTTCGGGGCACACGCTCACCGCTTTTGCCGTGGCCAGTGGCATCTACTTTGCACTGCCTGTGGCACGCCGGTGGCGCCATGCTTGGTTGTTGCTGTTGGCCGCCGGTGCGGGTCTGTCACGCATTGCCGTGGGGGCGCACTGGCCCGGTGACGTGATGGTGGGTGCCGCGCTGGGTCTGCTCAGCGGGCTGTTGGGGCAGCTGTTGTTGCAACGGGTGCCCGCGGCCTGGTACCAGGCGCAGAGCTGGGCGCTGCGTACGGTTGCGCTGCTGGTGGTTGCGGCGGGCTACACCCTCGTGACAGACGCGCTCGATTTTGCCGAAAACCAGCCTGTGCAGTATCTGCTGGCGGTTGTGGTGCTGGTTGCGTTGCTGGGCTTTGTGCAACGCAGTTTTATGAGTAAAAAAGGCCTGTAG
- a CDS encoding MarR family winged helix-turn-helix transcriptional regulator, whose protein sequence is MLRKVTTPTADPALLLDNQLCFALYSASLAMTKLYKPLLETLALTYPQYLVMLVLWERDGLTVSSLGERLTLDSGTLTPLLKRLEQAGLLSRQRSAEDERQVLVSLTPEGRKLKTKAAAIPGCVVEAAACPIPELMALTRQVQTLRQRLTAPPTPLIAS, encoded by the coding sequence ATGCTTCGCAAAGTCACTACCCCTACTGCCGATCCCGCGCTGTTGCTGGACAACCAGTTGTGCTTTGCCCTGTATTCCGCTTCCCTGGCCATGACCAAGCTGTACAAGCCGTTGCTGGAAACGCTGGCGCTGACCTACCCGCAGTACCTCGTCATGCTGGTGCTGTGGGAGCGCGATGGCCTCACCGTCTCCAGCCTGGGCGAACGCCTGACCCTGGACTCCGGCACCCTGACCCCCTTGCTCAAACGCCTGGAACAGGCCGGCCTGCTGTCGCGCCAGCGCTCCGCCGAAGACGAGCGCCAGGTGCTGGTGTCTCTGACGCCTGAAGGCCGCAAGCTCAAAACCAAAGCCGCCGCCATTCCCGGCTGCGTGGTCGAGGCAGCCGCCTGCCCCATTCCCGAATTGATGGCGTTGACGCGCCAGGTGCAGACCCTGCGCCAGCGTCTGACTGCGCCGCCCACTCCTCTCATCGCTTCTTAA